From Paenibacillus graminis:
TTGACCCATACCTCCGGATTTGATTATACGGATAGCGCCGGCGGCTCAGCACAAGAGATTCCCAACAAGCAGTTCATTAAGGAAAATGTACCCACCATTGTCCGGGAGCCCGGTGAAGCTTACCGGTACGATAACTATGCCTTTAATTTGCAGGGGTATATCGTGGAGCGGTTGGCGGGTGTTCCGTTTACCCAATATGTGCAGGAGCATATTTTCAAGCCGCTTGGCATGGGGAGCAGCAGTTTTAAGCTGACGCCCGGGCTGCGGAAGAATCTGGCTGTACCCTATACAGCCCAAAAAGACCCGATCCCCGAATATCCGTCCAGGCCCGCCGAGTCACCGGATGGCGGCATGTTTTCAACCGGAAGGGACATGGCCCAGTTTATGATTGCGCAGTTGAATGGCGGACAGCTCGCAGGGGCTAGGATTCTGAGCAGGGATTCGGTTCTGGATATGCAGCAGATTCACCATCAGATTCATCCGCAGGTCCCTGGCACGGGCTATGGTTTTGAATCCTTTTATCAGAATAGCTACAACGGCCAGCGGGTCATTGGTAAGGGCGGGGATTTGCCGGGGTATCACTCCTGGATGTGGCTTATGCCGGAACAGAAGGTAGGCGGTTTTGTTATTTTTAACAGTGACGGCCCGGATTTGCGGGAGGAGTTCTTCAAAGCTTTTATGGATCATTATTATCCCGGGTCACCAACAACCGCTTCCACTACAGACACATCCCAGGCGGAGCTGGGCCAGCTGACCGGTATCTATCAGGATCTGCGGCTTCCATTCTGGATTCTTCAGGTTTCCGCTACGGATGATGGCAAGTTGACAATCAAGGACCCTTATGGGTCGCATATCCTCCGGGAAATAGCTCCCTTGTTGTTTGAAGATGAGCTTGGGAATAAGGCGGCCTTCAAGGTCAATTCCAACGGTACCCCATATGCCTTTTACAATAAGATGGATAGCTGGGCAAAAAAAGCTCCTGAACCCCATGGATATACGGATGTGGGGAATGAGCATCCTTATGCGTCATGGATTCATGAAGCCGGTCAGCTCGGTGTATTGGCTTCGGATGGGGAGAACGCTTTTCATCCGGACCAGGAAATGACCCGGGCAGAGTTTATTTCGGGGCTTATGCATTTGACGGGGGTAGCCCCATCCCAAAGCACGCCGTTAACGAGTGATCCCCAAGAGAAAAAATATTTGGGCTATGTGCAGAAAGCCATCGAGCTGGGCCTTGTGCAGGGGTGCGGACCGGAACAGAGCTTTGCTGTCACTGCGGATATTACTCGGCAGGAGGCCGCTGTCTTGATGTGGCGGGCGGCGATGATCGCCGGAGTG
This genomic window contains:
- a CDS encoding serine hydrolase; amino-acid sequence: MHIRTIVCRKVLLPVFSSLLIASFVPQPMASASALKPQTTGVMGAKEAEAFADQFFNQPQIRKQLAGAAVVLVKNDQVLLEKGYGYADLSSKQPIDPEKTVFRVASISKLFTATAVMQLAEQGTIDLHADLQTYLGDLNIVNKTNKTLTMEHLLTHTSGFDYTDSAGGSAQEIPNKQFIKENVPTIVREPGEAYRYDNYAFNLQGYIVERLAGVPFTQYVQEHIFKPLGMGSSSFKLTPGLRKNLAVPYTAQKDPIPEYPSRPAESPDGGMFSTGRDMAQFMIAQLNGGQLAGARILSRDSVLDMQQIHHQIHPQVPGTGYGFESFYQNSYNGQRVIGKGGDLPGYHSWMWLMPEQKVGGFVIFNSDGPDLREEFFKAFMDHYYPGSPTTASTTDTSQAELGQLTGIYQDLRLPFWILQVSATDDGKLTIKDPYGSHILREIAPLLFEDELGNKAAFKVNSNGTPYAFYNKMDSWAKKAPEPHGYTDVGNEHPYASWIHEAGQLGVLASDGENAFHPDQEMTRAEFISGLMHLTGVAPSQSTPLTSDPQEKKYLGYVQKAIELGLVQGCGPEQSFAVTADITRQEAAVLMWRAAMIAGVNMTQSSGIKLAGDTAPWAVEAVKYIVNNGMYGPEIALNSAGALDYRSTEPLLRQEAAALLSLFCNRLSVK